ATCTCGCCCGAACGGGGCGTCTATCTCGTCGATCTGGGGCGGAAGGTCCCCATGGACGAGCTGATCAAGCGGCTCGACCGCCAGATGGAAACGGAGCGGGCGCTTCGGGCCTGGGGCGAAAAGGCTTTCGCCCCGATCCGCGCCTTCGTCCAGGCGGCGGTGGACCAGGTCTCGATCACCCGTATCTGGGACCACGAAACCCGCGAGCTTCAGGCCTACGGCTACGCGCCCGAATATCAGGAGTTTGAATCCCGCGGCACCAGGACCGCCAATGTTCTGGCTTGGCTTAAGGGCAGCGAAA
This region of Candidatus Aminicenantes bacterium genomic DNA includes:
- a CDS encoding M28 family peptidase, which translates into the protein MDELIKRLDRQMETERALRAWGEKAFAPIRAFVQAAVDQVSITRIWDHETRELQAYGYAPEYQEFESRGTRTANVLAWLKGSENPETIYVLSGHFDSNVRSMGADDNTSVTAVNLETARLLAGRPLPATICFAFFTGEEAGLLGSRE